The Oncorhynchus nerka isolate Pitt River linkage group LG24, Oner_Uvic_2.0, whole genome shotgun sequence genome has a window encoding:
- the LOC115107634 gene encoding sentrin-specific protease 6-like isoform X4: MLLSGCDVGRQVVVGDGGQCVQSQSEAVSNHGFLCGHSVLYEDANDNVSIKEHSRRPLLEGCCSFPSQVQRVEPLNPERNHTVCGKCSKSSESHSTCEHCGNSLVPEVAHLYHPPAAQPTSPTPRPPIRPHPQHTHPHQHPFPGPNSRQLTKNSFYGSSSTMRALPLRVDTVMNPPIPVRITTRAGLPLPHNGRPAGVGLVGSCCAGKVAGNKGRRTAAAKQHELNDPIVLSSDEDEADNASTGSVNRLDSVSPRPADSAHSSPAPSGGRVEAAVKSSTGGEQEEITSDFFSDVDSRISLPRRNRMKDQFGNQMPDDSTPKKKQRISPDKLDSIILDCRSVRVGTLRRMVSKPVNFTVDHIHLETEGPEVDSLEKVCLRASELISCEWCSVRKLPVLFFQTSPEECVRLRTQLKMTRDKGGLCWYDCAGNDSDEKYMVLIFENGLSMQQQMVLEEILQEIGRANNLNEFPTKLSFDEANIRLVNYNKATKEKVNNSTKTNTLAPMVRTRMATRQQNSAFFDDEDDDMAELQPTFTGPIIKLMVYPPPPAKGGISVTNEDLHCLNDGEFLNDVIIDFYLKYLVLEKLKKEDSQRSHVFSSFFYKRLNQKERRNLPDTTNLPMQKRKHNRVKTWTRHVDLFQKDFIFVPINESAHWYLAVICFPGMQDPQFEPNPLCQAPGLSQTQSAPQGRPPDHCRPLSPESDYCEPPGSDEPLAPSEKLSLIATEASSEGHSHSEQPKGASTCPNGGQVPPKTSLDRVNGLVNAQPQYTDGLHRISLCYRSGSGNGDDTDTFSDDQSSCQDECSEDGALAEDLEPPESSEWTSKPTVCKQPCILIMDSLRGPARSSVIKTLREYLEVEWEVRKGSRRSFGKDQTKGSSPHVPQQDNFSDCGVYILQYVESFFENPLTSFHLPVNLEEWFPQQRMKTKREEIKELILNIQAQQEMEAGQGSAKGSPGGQEVGEEDTGEGVEIQNLPVSP; encoded by the exons CAACGTGAGCATCAAAGAGCACAGTCGGAGACCCTTGCTGGAGGGCTGTTGTAGCTTTCCCTCGCAGGTTCAGAGAGTGGAG CCCCTAAATCCAGAAAGGAACCACACAGTGTGTGGGAAGTGTAGCAAATCCAGTGAAAGCCACAGCACGTGTGAACACTGTGGGAACTCCTTGGTGCCGGAGGTTGCCCACCTCTACCACCCCCCAGCAGCCCAGCCTACATCCCCCACGCCCAGACCCCCCATTCGACCTCACCCACAGCACACCCACCCCCATCAACACCCATTCCCAGGACCAAACAGTCGACAGCTGACCAAGAATAGCTTCTACGGTTCGTCCTCGACCATGAGGGCGCTGCCGCTGCGTGTGGACACAGTGATGAACCCGCCCATTCCGGTACGCATCACCACCCGGGCCGGCCTGCCGCTGCCACACAACGGGAGACCCGCGGGGGTGGGGTTGGTGGGGAGCTGCTGCGCCGGGAAAGTCGCCGGCAACAAAGGCAGGAGGACGGCGGCCGCCAAGCAGCACGAGCTCAACGACCCCA TTGTGCTGTCCAGTGACGAGGATGAGGCGGACAACGCCAGCACGGGCAGCGTAAACAGGCTGGACAGCGTTTCCCCTCGGCCTGCTGACTCAGCCCACTCCTCACCGGCGCCCTCCGGAGGCAGAGTGGAGGCGGCAGTGAAGAGTAGCACAGGAGGGGAGCAGGAGGAGATCACTTCTGACTTCTTCTCTGACGTCGACAGCAGAATTTCACTACCCAGAAGGAACCGCATGAAAGATCAG TTTGGAAACCAAATGCCGGATGACTCTACACCCAAGAAAAAACAGAGGATCTCTCCCGACAAGTTGGACAGCATCATCCTGGACTGTCGGAGTGTGAGAGTAGGGACTCTTCGCAGGATGGTGTCCAAGCCTGTCAAT TTTACGGTCGATCACATTCATCTTGAAACTGAAG GTCCTGAGGTGGATTCTCTGGAGAAGGTGTGTCTGCGTGCGTCGGAGCTCATAAGCTGTGAGTGGTGCAGCGTGAGGAAGCTGCCCGTCCTCTTCTTCCAGACCAGCCCCGAGGAATGTGTGCGGCTCCGCACCCAGCTCAAGATGACCCGAGACAAGGGAGGCCTGTGCTGGTACGACTGCGCTGGCAACG ACTCCGATGAGAAGTACATGGTGTTGATCTTTGAGAACGGGCTGTCGATGCAGCAGCAGATGGTTCTAGAGGAGATTCTACAAGAGATCGGCCGAGCCAACAACCTCAATGAGTTCCCCACCAAATTGTCGTTTGATGAAGCTAACATCAGATTGGTCAACTACAACAAAGCAACTAAAGAAAAG GTAAACAACAGCACTAAAACCAACACACTGGCTCCAATGGTGCGAACGCGCATGGCTACACGACAGCAGAACAGTGCGTTCTTTGATGATGAAGACGATGACATGGCTGAGCTCCAACCCACCTTCACTGGACCAATCATAAA GTTGATGGTGTACCCACCTCCTCCAGCCAAGGGGGGCATATCGGTGACTAACGAAGACCTTCACTGCCTTAACGATGGAGAATTCCTAAACGACGTCATCATAGACTTTTATTTAAA ATATTTAGTTTTGGAGAAGTTGAAAAAAGAAGACTCACAAAGGAGTCACGTGTTTAGCTCATTCTTTTACAAGAGACTCaaccagaaagagaggagaaacctcccagacaccacaaaccTACC GATGCAGAAGAGGAAGCACAACAGGGTGAAGACATGGACCAGACATGTAGACCTGTTCCAAAAGGACTTCATCTTTGTTCCCATCAATGAGTC AGCCCACTGGTACTTGGCAGTGATCTGCTTCCCAGGGATGCAGGACCCTCAGTTTGAGCCCAACCCTTTGTGCCAGGCCCCAGGGCTATCACAGACACAGTCAGCCCCCCAGGGCAGGCCTCCTGACCACTGCCGGCCACTCTCCCCAGAGTCAGACTACTGTGAGCCCCCAGGCAGTGATGAACCCTTGGCCCCCTCAGAGAAGCTGTCCCTCATTGCAACAGAGGCCTCCTCGGAAGGACACTCCCACAGCGAGCAGCCAAAGGGAGCATCCACCTGTCCCAATGGGGGCCAAGTGCCTCCCAAGACCTCTTTAGACAGGGTGAATGGGCTGGTCAATGCTCAGCCACAGTACACAG ATGGCTTGCACAGAATCAGTTTGTGTTACAGATCAGGTAGTGGCAATGGTGATGACACAGATACCTTTTCTGATGACCAAAGCTCCTGTCAG GATGAGTGCAGTGAGGACGGTGCACTTGCTGAAGATCTGGAACCCCCTGAGAGCTCAGAGTGGACGTCAAAACCCACCGTCTGTAAACA GCCTTGTATTCTCATCATGGACTCGTTACGTGGCCCTGCCAGATCTTCTGTCATTAAAACATTACGAGA GTACCTGGAGGTGGAGTGGGAGGTGAGGAAAGGAAGTCGGAGGAGTTTTGGGAAGGACCAGACAAAGGGTTCTAGCCCACATGTGCCTCAGCAGGACAACTTCAGCGACTGTGGAGTCTACATTCTGCAGTATGTGGAGAGCTTCTTCGAG AATCCACTTACCAGCTTTCATCTCCCGGTTAACCTGGAGGAATGGTTCCCGCAGCAACGGATGAAGACGAAACGTGAAGAGATCAAGGAGCTCATCTTAAATATCCAAGCCCAACAGGAGATGGAGGCGGGCCAGGGCTCAGCCAAAGGCTCCCCTGGAGGAcaggaggtgggagaagaggataCAGGGGAAGGTGTAGAGATTCAGAACCTGCCTGTCAGCCCCTGA